One segment of Castanea sativa cultivar Marrone di Chiusa Pesio chromosome 3, ASM4071231v1 DNA contains the following:
- the LOC142629635 gene encoding trihelix transcription factor GTL2 codes for MRERESERESQVGWYFCSVVPSNFPVYSVSKGREREVKKREKHTDINTMFDGVSDQFHQFIAASRATLPLPSPLSFPIHASVSPPTTFPPYDPYIPSHQVPLQPNLLHPLQHQPPTQKHEEKEENILAPINLEIERDRSIPEPMDPVWTNEEVLALLRIRSSMENWFPEFTWEHVSRKLAELGFRRSAEKCKDKFEEESRFFNNNINYSKNYRFLSELEEIYHNEQNPHQVESAEKNQRVEKPSDHQQGEDDKLGQSLEAKSPGDGTVNEKQTHDENNETDLVEGRSKSNIKKRKRQKNFEMFKGLCEKIVSKMMAQQEEMHNRLLEDMVKRDEEKVAKEEALKKQEMDRMNKELEIMAQEQAIAGDRQATIIEFLKQFTSSAFAICFEERHVQNFLKVPKSSNSHTPSSSSSIEAQNPNPTCDVNNQNTVEAFPSSTITQVHQNSCSRSSQGDSITPTLIISKTLAPQNPTSTLSPNTPKVPTSSTLAITSQNPNSLNTQNNSLTPTSISTQKASPNPITNAKDDLGRRWPRDEVLALINLRCSLYSNGEDKEGTKAPLWERISQGMLELGYKRSAKRCKEKWENINKYFRKTKDVNKKRSLDSRTCPYFHQLSTLYNQGTLVAPSEGPENRLIEPENHSALPEVGHIDNSCQGVSSNSTLHVAEGEKINAQVPSFEFEF; via the exons atgagagagagagagagtgagagagagagccaGGTAGGTTGGTATTTTTGTAGTGTTGTTCCAAGCAATTTTCCAGTTTACAGTGTTAgcaaagggagagagagagaggtaaagaagagagaaaaacacaCAGACATAAACACAATGTTTGATGGAGTATCAGACCAGTTTCACCAATTCATAGCAGCCTCAAGAGCAACACTCCCCCTcccttctcctctctcttttcctaTCCATGCCTCTGTATCCCCTCCAACTACCTTCCCTCCCTATGATCCTTACATCCCTTCTCACCAAgtacccctccaaccaaacctTTTGCACCCATTGCAACACCAACCTCCGACGCAAAAAcatgaagagaaagaagaaaatattttggcGCCTATCAATTTAGAGATTGAAAGAGATAGATCAATACCAGAGCCAATGGATCCAGTATGGACTAATGAAGAAGTGCTTGCACTTTTGAGAATCAGATCTAGCATGGAGAATTGGTTCCCTGAGTTCACTTGGGAACATGTCTCAAG GAAGTTAGCAGAGCTTGGTTTCAGAAGGAGTGCTGAGAAATGCAAGGATAAGTTTGAAGAGGAAAGTAGATTTTTCAATAACAACATTAACTACAGCAAGAACTACAGGTTTTTAAGTGAGCTTGAAGAGATATATCATAATGAACAAAACCCTCATCAGGTTGAGTCAGCTGAAAAGAACCAAAGGGTGGAAAAGCCAAGCGATCATCAACAAGGAGAAGACGACAAGTTGGGGCAGAGTTTGGAAGCAAAGTCACCAGGAGATGGAACAGTTAATGAAAAGCAAACTCATGATGAGAATAATGAAACTGATCTTGTGGAGGGAAGATCAAAGAGCAATATTAAGAAGAGAAAGAGGCAGAAGAATTTTGAGATGTTCAAAGGTTTGTGTGAGAAAATTGTGAGCAAGATGATGGCTCAACAAGAGGAAATGCATAATAGGCTTCTTGAAGATATGGTGAAGAGAGATGAAGAAAAGGTTGCAAAAGAAGAAGCTTTGAAGAAGCAAGAGATGGATAGGATGAATAAGGAGCTTGAAATTATGGCACAAGAACAAGCGATTGCTGGTGATAGACAGGCTACAATCATAGAGTTCTTGAAGCAATTCACATCAAGTGCTTTTGCAATTTGCTTTGAAGAGAGACATGTTCAGAATTTTCTTAAGGTACCAAAGAGTTCAAATTCACATACTccctcttcatcttcctcaatTGAAGCACAAAACCCTAATCCTACTTGTGATGTTAATAACCAAAACACAGTCGAAGCATTCCCTTCATCTACAATAACTCAAGTTCATCAAAATTCTTGCTCTCGTTCCTCCCAAGGGGACTCAATTACACCCACTCTAATTATTTCCAAAACCCTAGCACCTCAAAACCCTACTTCAACACTTTCTCCaaacactccaaaagtgcccACCTCATCTACTCTTGCCATAACTTCCCAAAACCCTAATTCCCTCAATACCCAAAACAATTCATTGACACCCACTTCCATTTCCACACAGAAAGCCTCCCCAAACCCTATAACCAATGCCAAAGATGACCTTGGAAGGAGATGGCCAAGAGATGAAGTTTTGGCTCTTATAAACCTGAGATGCAGTCTTTATAGTAATGGTGAGGACAAGGAAGGAACCAAGGCTCCCCTATGGGAGAGAATCTCACAAGGGATGTTAGAATTGGGTTACAAAAGAAGTGCAAAGAGGTGCAAAGAGAAATGGGAGAACATCAACAAGTACTTTAGGAAAACCAAGGATGTTAACAAGAAGAGGTCTCTTGATTCTAGGACATGCCCTTATTTTCATCAGTTAAGTACTTTGTACAATCAAGGAACACTTGTAGCACCTTCGGAAGGGCCTGAAAACCGCTTGATTGAACCTGAAAACCACTCGGCTTTACCGGAAGTTGGCCACATTGATAATTCTTGTCAAGGTGTGTCTAGTAATTCAACTCTGCATGTTGCTGAAGGTGAAAAAATTAATGCTCAAGTACcatcttttgaatttgaattctaA